One window of Drosophila busckii strain San Diego stock center, stock number 13000-0081.31 chromosome 3L, ASM1175060v1, whole genome shotgun sequence genomic DNA carries:
- the LOC108599754 gene encoding proton-coupled folate transporter — protein sequence MSLPEGGAAETQTRRASINSSINSSADGAVNVAVSAPRRSCWAYSCNIIRNISVEPTMFLYMFAFMITSVVEQNFFLQKACLVNNNLSIAICQNINAPENEEYKKQVLGTTAWFHQWENIAAHVFPIVLALFLGSFSDARGRKLPLLMGLVGKLIYSSMIVVNAMMPSWPVEYVIYTATLPSALTGADVAIFASCFAYISDISTLEQRTIRVTILDVVYLTAMPTGVALGSYLFYNVFNQSYADMFAVNAALLALAVIYTFFALKWQTTPNQRSLRELGCCGIWGDFFDRQHVKDSLSVLMKPRRGHRRSFLYLLLISMALYTFQRDEGSYLYLYTFDKFGWSVSSFSSFKTFKSTAYVIAMLLAVPLMNKVLGWRDTTIIFIGTWAHAIARFFFYFTTGPKLLYAGAVVCSLGPIVGPMIRAMTSKIVPQSERGKVFALLSVCDNAVPFISGVCYSQIYRATLKSNHGGGVFLLTIATQLAVFLLILFIHIVLGNNSLAVPEVPEKESGLIKSEVEANEAQLPTNQAEQEQK from the exons GGCGGCGCTGCTGAGACTCAGACACGACGCGCTagcattaacagcagcattaACAGCTCTGCCGATGGCGCTGTTAACGTCGCTGTTAGCGCGCCGCGCCGCAGCTGTTGGGCCTACAGCTGCAACATCATCCGCAACATATCCGTGGAGCCCACCATGTTCCTTTACATGTTTGCCTTTATGATCACATCCGTGGTGGAGCAGAATTTCTTTTTGCAGAAGGCTTGCCTAGTTAACAACAATCTCAGCAttgcaatttgccaaaatatcaaTGCGCCCGAAAATGAAGAGTACAAAAAACAAGTGCTGGGCACCACAGCTTGGTTTCATCAATGGGAGAATATAGCAGCGCATGTGTTTCCCATAGTGCTGGCGTTGTTCTTGGGTTCGTTTTCAGATGCGCGTGGTCGCAAGCTGCCGCTGTTGATGGGTCTGGTGGGTAAGCTTATCTACTCCTCCATGATCGTGGTGAATGCCATGATGCCCAGCTGGCCGGTTGAGTATGTTATCTACACAGCGACGTTGCCGTCAGCTTTAACAGGCGCTGATGTGGCTATATTTGCTTCATGCTTTGCTTACATCTCGGACATATCAACACTGGAGCAGCGCACCATTAGGGTGACCATACTGGATGTGGTTTACTTAACTGCCATGCCCACAGGCGTGGCCTTGGGCTCCTATTTGTTCTACAATGTGTTCAATCAGTCCTATGCTGATATGTTTGCTGTTAATGCTGCGCTGTTGGCTTTGGCCGTCATCTACACGTTCTTCGCCTTGAAG TGGCAAACTACGCCCAATCAACGCTCGCTTAGGGAGCTGGGCTGCTGCGGCATTTGGGGCGACTTCTTTGACAGGCAGCATGTGAAGGATTCGCTGAGCGTGTTGATGAAGCCACGACGTGGACACAGACGCAGTTTTCTGTATCTGCTGCTCATCAGCATGGCGCTCTATACATTCCAGCGCGATGAGGGCAGCTATTTGTATCTGTATACTTTCGATAAGTTTGGCTGGAGCGTCAGTTCGTTTAGCAGCTTCAAGACCTTCAAGTCCACTGCCTATGTGATTGCcatgctgctggctgtgccGCTAATGAACAAAGTACTGGGCTGGCGTGATACg ACCATCATATTCATTGGCACCTGGGCACATGCCATAGCGCGTTTCTTCTTCTACTTTACCACAGGACCCAAGCTCTTGTATGCAGGCGCTGTAGTCTGCAGTTTGGGTCCGATTGTGGGTCCTATGATACGCGCTATGACTTCCAAGATTGTGCCACAATCGGAGCGTGGCAAGGTCTTTGCTCTGCTCTCCGTTTGCGACAATGCAGTGCCATTCATAAGCGGCGTTTGCTACTCGCAAATTTATCGCGCAACGCTCAAGAGCAATCATGGTGGTGGCGTCTTTCTACTAACTATAGCTACGCAGCTAGCTGTGTTTCTATTGATACT CTTCATACACATTGTGCTGGGTAACAACTCGTTGGCTGTGCCTGAGGTGCCCGAAAAGGAGAGCGGCTTGATTAAGAGCGAGGTGGAGGCCAATGAGGCGCAGCTGCCAACCAATCAAGCGGAGCAAGAGCAAAAGTGA